The following DNA comes from Flavisolibacter ginsenosidimutans.
AGCGAGTAGTACTCGGCGGCATTACCTGCGACAGCCACGATTATTACGATTCGGAAGAGCACATCAACGAAGTGTTTTTGCCCAAGTTGGCCGGCGAAGAGCCTTTGTACGTTGGCTTCTTTCACACCGGTGCTTACCAGGATCAAATCAGCGGTTACGGCGGCATTAAACATTGCCTGATTCCTTCGCCCAAACACGTGATTATTGAACACGACAAAAACGGAAAGTTGATTGATTGGGTTTATGCGAAAGAGCAATCGGCGCAAAGCATGTTGAAAATTCTTGGTTACATCAAATGAGCTTTCACAAGGCCACATAAAAAATCCCGCTCAACGGCGGGATTTAATTTTTTAGTTTCCCAAGACTCTTCTTCGTGCCTCTTCTCGTGATCCCTGGGCCTCTTGCGGAGGTCTTTGATACGTTCCTTTATTCGGCTGGCTGTACACACGGTTTCCGTATCCGCGGTAAACCCGGTTGTTCCAACCGTTGTAAGGATAAGAATAATAACCTCTGTTATAGCCGTTAGTCACGTCGTAATAACGGCCGGTAGCGGGGTTTCTTTCCAAAATCACGGTTCCGTAATAAGGATCCTCAACGTAAACACGATCTCCAACCCTGCGGGTTACAGCGCCGTCGAACTCATCGTCGTACACTCTTTGTGTTGTTGTACAACTGGCGAAAACGATCGCCGCAACAAATAAAGTCAATAAATATTTCACAGCTTTCATATAACACCTCGTTTTCTTTATTACCGACAAATAACCCGCCATTATTGGTTAAAAAGCATTGCCCGGCGCGGGTTTCAATGATATTAACAAAGCGGTGTCTGCTGCATAGCGGTGAAGAATATGTAAACGCACTAAAGGAGATGTTAACCTTTCAAGCGGTACTTTTTGTTCACTTTGGGGCTGTTAAAATAGCGGTTCAGTTCCTCTTCTGACAGGTCATTTGTCAGTTCGATGGGAACGTCAATAAGCTGCATCTGCACTTGTTTCAGTTCGTCTTTCAACTTGGCAGTTTTGCGCAAAATATCCGGATCTTTTTTGCCCACAAGCTGGTTTTCCTGACGCATGTATTCGAGCCGTTTAATGTTTGAACGTATTTGCGATGCTTGGTTTTGATCAACGGCCTTGGTGGGCACAGCGGCCTCTTTAATGGGTACCAGCGCAAGGCCCACGCTCGGCAATATCTTTCCCGTACGCTGCGAGCCCTGGTCGCTTGACGTTGACAAAATAGTTCCTGTTAGCGAGGTAGAAGCCGAGGTCAGGTCAAAGGTGGTTCGGGCGCCTTTGGTTTTCCGCAGCTTTTGATCCAATTGAAGAAAGGTGAATTTCAATTGCAAAACGTAACGGTCAACATTTTTTGCGGCTTGCTGAAACTCCTCTACGGCCACCGGATAATTCAACGCATCGCGAACGATAATGCGCACTGTCGCGGTGTCCTTAAAACCCATCTTGGTCGTTCCGATAAAGCTTAACAGAATGTTTTTTGCTTTGCCTGTGTCCGATTCTTTCGCTACGTCATAATCCGGCGTCCAGTTAAATTCATCGCCGCATTTTTGAACAACGCTGTAATCTTTGATTGGCAACGATGACGTCATCAAAATGGACTCAATCGGGAAACTGCCTGTTTCGCACATGATGCGGAAGCTAACGGGTTCGCCTTCTTCTACCCAAATGTTGCCGTAAACCGTAGGCTTTAGTTTGGAAGGAACAATGTCGGTGTTAAAGAAAACAACGCTAAAACTTGTGTCCACTCTTTCTTTCGGGTCGTTGAGGTTTTGAACCCCGGCCATCACCTTGTAAGGCACGTCGTATCTTAATTTTCCAGAAAGAAAATAAGCTTTGTCAGCCCTGAACGTTATAAGTCCGTTGTCCTTGCCAATCTTCAACCCGACCGGCGCATTTTTCAGGAACCAGAAATAGTTGTCTGGATTTTTATTGATCTGCAGTTGATAGCTTAATGTAGAGTCAACGTGCAGGGTGAAATAAGGATTAAGATTTATGATGCGCAAGGGTATATCCGGCGGCGGCACAAGAGTATCCGGACGAAAAAGAATGGCTGTGTCTTGTGCCCTCGCACAAAAAAATGCAACAAGAAAAAAGAAAGACAAAAATGGTTTTCGCATGGCTTATGACAAACTTGGCGCAAAGTAAACTGAAAATAGAAAACCCCCGTAGAAACGGGGGTCGTTAAACCAAAACCAACTGCTTATGAGAAAATCGTTATTGAATCGAAATTTGTTTTGTTGCGGGTTTGACTTCTTCTTTCTTCGGAAGGTTTAGCGTCAAAACACCATTAACATATTGTGCAGAGATTCCATCCGCGTTAATTTTTTCATCCAATGTGAAAGAGCGTTTGAATGATTGAAATTTAAATTCCTTGCGCACAAATTTTTCTCCTTCGTTTGCAACCTCTTCGTTTTTCTCCGCTGAAATTGTCAACAAATTGTCATCAATTTTTACGGAGAAATCTTCTTTCTTCATGCCCGGCGCAACCAATTCCAGCACATATTCTTTTTCTGTTTCGCGGATATTTACAGGTACCGGATTTTTCAAATCTTCCTTATACAAAGACGGCATTTGCGGTAAAACGTCGCTTAGCAAATTGTTAAAAGAAGCGTAGCCGTTCGGTCTGTTTTGAAAGCGTACAAGCGTCATAATAAATCAGGTTTTATAATTAATAATTTTTGAATTCACTTCTTGTTTTTCAAACGCTGTACCAGTGCAAAAAATCGTGCAAACGCCTGCCATAAGTGCGTTTTAGCCAACTTAATACTGCCAGATTGTAAGAAAAGCTAAGATTGACTTGCTATTGTTGCAGTTTCGTAGATTTGCGAAAATTTTTTACACATGTATCCAATTCAAATAGTACAACCCATGAAGGAAGAACTCACGGAAAATGGGTTTAAAGAAATGCTTAGCAGCACCGAAGTAGAAGAACAATTAAAGCAAGAAGGAACCACGCTGGTGATGATTAATTCGGTTTGCGGATGTTCTGCAGGCACCGCACGTCCAGGTGTTTTGATGGCCGTGCACAACGCAACCAAAAAACCCGATCATCTGACAACCTCTTTTGCGGGTTATGATACCGAGGCTATACAAACTTTGCGTCAACACTTGTTGCCTTATCCACCGTCTTCACCGGCCATTGCACTGTTTAAAAACGGCGAGTTGGTTCATTTCATTGAGCGTCATCAAATCGAAGGACGTTCGGCGCAAATGATTGCCAGCAACCTGATTCATGCCTTTGAGCAATATTGCAACTAAGCAAAAGCTTTTATCTGCTAAAGAGCTTCTCGTTCAAGGTTCAAAGTTGGTTTGATAAAGAATCAGTTTTGAACTTTGAACTTTTGAATTGTAAAACTCGCCAATGTATCCAAACCTCTACTACGTTTTCGAAGATTTTTTTGGTGTTAAGATTGGTTTTCTCCGTTTCATAAATTCGTTTGGTTTTTTTGTAGCGATTGCTTTTTTGGTGGCGGCTGCTTTGTTGTCAAAAGAGCTGCGGCGGAAAAGCGAACAAGGCCTGTTTAAGCCCACCGAACGCAAACTCGTTGTCGGTGGTCCGGCAACAACGACCGAACTGGTAGTGAATTTCCTTTTGGGATTTCTTTTCGGATTTAAAATATTGGCGCTTTTTCTCATCGGTTCTGATGCAGTGAAAGATCCGCAGGCATACATCTTTTCGGGTAATGGAAGCCTTTGGCTTGG
Coding sequences within:
- a CDS encoding BrxA/BrxB family bacilliredoxin, whose product is MYPIQIVQPMKEELTENGFKEMLSSTEVEEQLKQEGTTLVMINSVCGCSAGTARPGVLMAVHNATKKPDHLTTSFAGYDTEAIQTLRQHLLPYPPSSPAIALFKNGELVHFIERHQIEGRSAQMIASNLIHAFEQYCN
- a CDS encoding Hsp20/alpha crystallin family protein translates to MTLVRFQNRPNGYASFNNLLSDVLPQMPSLYKEDLKNPVPVNIRETEKEYVLELVAPGMKKEDFSVKIDDNLLTISAEKNEEVANEGEKFVRKEFKFQSFKRSFTLDEKINADGISAQYVNGVLTLNLPKKEEVKPATKQISIQ